In Drosophila miranda strain MSH22 chromosome XR, D.miranda_PacBio2.1, whole genome shotgun sequence, the genomic window AGATAACCTACTCGCGGACATCGAAGTAGCCCGATCCATCCAATACCAAACGTATCTCCTCGTCCGTATGCAGATGTTCCGTAAAAAAGTTCTTCAGCTTATTGGCGTAGTCCGGAAGGCACTTCTCCGAGCAGGTGATCTGCAACGAAGAGGAGATTAACAGGTGCTCTCTAAACGGACTCAGATCTTGCCTCATCATCGTAGGTATAGCCACGTTTGGCCCGCAGCTCCCCTAGAATCGCGTCGTTTTGGTAATCGTCAGCGTTGATCTGCCGGAAAGAAACgatcgtttaagataagcttACTTCAAGGTCAGTCCAAAGTAAATGGAATCACACATGCCTTGAAATATTCCACGCCCGTCTTCTGGTACAGTTCAGGAAGCTCCAGATAGTCCGGCGGACTGCGATGATGCTCCAGTCGCTGATCGGTCTCCTGCTCGTCGTCCATAAACCATACTTTCACCattttttaataataaatatttatttcttGATTGTCCTCTTAACATGAGCAGTGCTCTAAAGCAGAGAAATCCGTCAGTGCTGTAAAACTCTGCGTGGTAGCAGGTCTGTTAGGAGTAACATTGGTCTGTAAATTTGAATGAATAACAGATGTGTAAGAGCTTCATGTTTTTATAGTAAATATATTTCCattaaaaaagaaacactTGTCATAGCGATTACGCCGACAGCTTGGATAGCTGCTCCTGCAGCTCTGAGGTATCAATGGGCCCCTTCGACTGGACCTGGGTCGTGGCTCCAGCCAGCGAGGCGGCCAAGAGTCGGGCACAGCTCTTCTTGTGCATGAACCAGTGCAGACGCTGGCACTCCCGATCGCAATACTGCACCGCCTTGCACTTGGAGCACTTCTTGTCAGGCTTCTCTTGTCCACAGGTGCTGCAGTAGCTGGTTTCGTCCTGCAAAATGCCAAATGTTGAGCGATTGGAATGCTTTTCAATGAGAACAACAGATAAAACCCACCACAAAGCCGCGCATTCCGTTGATGGCATTGCGGAGGATAACCAGTGCCGGCGGGGCATCCTTGCCTCCAAATTGGGTGGCTATCTGCCTGAAGATGGTGCACTCCCGCACGGGAAACTCCCGCGCACACTCCCTTAACGTGTACTCCACGTAGTCCAGCTGGCCCTGTTCGTTTTCCTTAAGCACCCGCTTCACGAACAGCTCGATAAAGTCGTTCTTGTTTACCTCCGGCTCGCCTCCGCCAGTCTTCTCCTTGTGTTGCGCCTTGAACTGCTCCTCACAGCGGATCAGCTCTGCCACGATCCAGCCCTGGTAGTGGAACTTGAAGGCCAGAAGCTCGTTCATGTCGTGTGTCTTCTGCATCTCCTTCTCGCACATTAGTGCCAGGGTTTTGCGCAGGTTGCTCAGTATCCTGAGAAGTCCTAGGGACTGGGCGTTCAGTGCGATTCTCACGGGATGCAGATTGATTTCGATGACAAAGGTGTGAAAGGCTGATAGCAGCGCAGGCGGAATTAACGGCTCCGTTTGCTGGCCGTGCGCCTGTGTGTAGTACTCCAGTCCAGATCGGGTAATATAGTTGTTAATTGTCTCCACGCAGGCATGGTTTCCCACGAAGGCGGCCATCTGTGAGGCGGTGCGCGAGACGCTGTTGATGCTGCTCGGATTGATGCCGGCATCCAGCAGCTGGCGGCACACGTCAGTGCTGCCGGACAGGGCCGCAAAGTGCAAAGGTGTATAGTCGGTCCCATGCTGATTCAAGTGGACATCGGCGCCCTGTTGGGGGAAAAGGGTGGTGTTTGGGAGATCATTCCGCTACTGCGATGTGGACAAACTCACCATGTCTAGCAGTATTTGCACAGCCTCTTTGTTGCCTTTGAAGCTCGCACACGCCAGAAGCGACATGCCCGTGTCGTCCACAAAGTTAACGTCCTTCAGCTGGCTGAACAGCTGCGTGAACCCACTCTTGTCATTCTTGGCTATGCGCTCCAGCAGCAGTTGTATATCGTCCAGTTGGGAGCTCTTGCTGTACGCGGCCATATCGAGTGGGGTTTATTTCCTATTTGCAAGGATTTTAGTCAGAAAAATGAACAAAATTGAAGGAAAATTCACGGTTTCCAGCGTGCAGTAGAAATAGCGATGGGATGTAAGAAGTGCGATAGTTCAGAGCCTTACAGCACTGTTTCTATTTAAAAGTATTGATATATGTGATAGATGCATCAACATCTCAAACTGCCGCGAACATTCGAAAACTTAATATTTTTCACGGCAGTAAACGAAATAATATGTTCACCGTAATTGATTTTTAATCAGTGATTTTTAAACAGTATTATTAGCTAGCTAAGACTCTCATCTCTGAAAATATAATTTTATGAAGAATAAAATATTTCGAATGGTGGGAATTGATGAGATTTTTGTCCTATTTTGTATATTCCATTTATTCTAAATAGGTAAAAAACAGAAGATAAcaattttattatatttaatttattgtttTCGCGGCGTGCCCAGAGTGGGAGGAAAAAAATAGTTACTCCACGTTTGGAAAATTTCGGAAAATATTGTTGTGGCCGCGGCcggagcaaaaaaaaaaaggttaaAGGCTGCTCTCTATATACTTATTTAGTTGTATTTTCTTTACAACGACGCGCAGCAACCGCTCGGTTCAAAAAATTTTGAGAATTTGATAATATGTGGGTAGTGATGTAAAAACACATCGAGCATCGATGTTTTTTGCCGATATTTACCGATGTTTTCCGGTGTTTTTGCCTGTACCGATGTTGAGCGATGCATCGATGTTTTGCAAAACATCGATCAATTAATTTAAAATCTGTAAGCAGCAACGCAGCAATACCAAAGTAAGTAAACATATTTGACTTAAAATGAATCAAATTTACTATAGATGGTATACATTTGTTTAAATATGAAACTGGGAACGCCAGTTTGAAACATCGGTCATACATCGATGCATCGAAGAATCAATCCGACGTATCAATCCAACATCGATacaatataccgtccgaccctcagaaatataccgaaacataccgcctccttttcaaaatataccgtaaatatactgacgaattcaagttctattttacatattcctcgttttcgATATTCCgacgaatattactagctatatagaacatttagccatgcccacataattttatccgattgataaaTCACTTTCCTACAAGAATGGTTAAATTTAAGTTCTCATCTTTATTGGATTGTTCAAAAAAGGGTCAACAACCATGCTCACAAAACTAATGTTTTTACATGGTAATTACACGCTGACTACACATGTTCTACATTTTTATGTAATATTCAAAAGTGACACCTGAAACGCGTACGTTTAGACGTTTTTTCATATAAGCCCAATGGAAGCGCCAGTGTGAAAACCGTCCGTTATCCACTTTTGGACATGTATTTTTTCCGACATTTTTGAAAAGCTTAGATTTTCACAGCAAACGATCAGAAACTCGATGTTGTTCCCGAATTAGAATTCGATGTGGCCTGGGACATGGCTCTATGTGACATATCTACATTGGTGCATGGGGCAAGAGGGTGAGGCCATATAGCGTCCTTGATACGATATACGGTCTGACTCTCAGTAATATAATGGAATATACCTTCTCATTTAttaatataccgtaaatataccacCCTACTTAAGCAAGTAAGCCGCGGactattgtattgtatattcTTATATCCTTCCATTTACTTACCAACCAAAATTTCCACGATATCTTTCATCTG contains:
- the LOC117186365 gene encoding 1,2-dihydroxy-3-keto-5-methylthiopentene dioxygenase, coding for MVKVWFMDDEQETDQRLEHHRSPPDYLELPELYQKTGVEYFKINADDYQNDAILGELRAKRGYTYDDEITCSEKCLPDYANKLKNFFTEHLHTDEEIRLVLDGSGYFDVRDNEEQWLRIQVVKGDLIIIPAGIYHRFTLDSNNFIKARRYFVGEPVWTPHNRPADDLDCRKSYLKHQAESFVQLNQV
- the LOC117186364 gene encoding ankyrin repeat and MYND domain-containing protein 2-like → MAAYSKSSQLDDIQLLLERIAKNDKSGFTQLFSQLKDVNFVDDTGMSLLACASFKGNKEAVQILLDMGADVHLNQHGTDYTPLHFAALSGSTDVCRQLLDAGINPSSINSVSRTASQMAAFVGNHACVETINNYITRSGLEYYTQAHGQQTEPLIPPALLSAFHTFVIEINLHPVRIALNAQSLGLLRILSNLRKTLALMCEKEMQKTHDMNELLAFKFHYQGWIVAELIRCEEQFKAQHKEKTGGGEPEVNKNDFIELFVKRVLKENEQGQLDYVEYTLRECAREFPVRECTIFRQIATQFGGKDAPPALVILRNAINGMRGFVDETSYCSTCGQEKPDKKCSKCKAVQYCDRECQRLHWFMHKKSCARLLAASLAGATTQVQSKGPIDTSELQEQLSKLSA